One genomic region from Amycolatopsis sp. FBCC-B4732 encodes:
- a CDS encoding VWA domain-containing protein produces the protein MSLTGFTAPWWFLLLIAVAAVAVGYVLAQRARRKRTMRFANLDLLERVAPKSQGWVRHVPAVLIVLSLLLLTVALAGPTAEQKVPRNRATVMLVIDVSLSMEATDVAPTRLKAAQDAATQFAQNMTPGINLGLISFAGTATVLVNPTTDRNGVIKAIENLKLAQSTATGEGIFAALQSVESFSTVVGGADGPPPARIVLMSDGKQTVPEDLYAARGGYTAAQAAKQAGVPISSISFGTTHGSVDIDGKAQPVSVDDESLREIARLSGGDFYKAASAEELKKVYADLGEQIGYEIKDADASKPWLVAGTLLLMIGAAASLFFGQRLP, from the coding sequence ATGAGCCTGACCGGATTCACCGCGCCTTGGTGGTTCCTGCTCCTGATCGCCGTGGCGGCGGTCGCCGTCGGGTACGTGCTCGCGCAGCGGGCGCGGCGGAAGCGGACCATGCGGTTCGCGAACCTCGACCTGCTGGAGCGGGTCGCGCCGAAGAGCCAGGGCTGGGTCCGGCACGTGCCGGCGGTGCTGATCGTGCTGTCGCTGCTGCTGCTGACCGTGGCGCTGGCCGGGCCGACCGCCGAGCAGAAGGTGCCGCGCAACCGGGCCACCGTGATGCTGGTGATCGACGTGTCGCTGTCGATGGAGGCCACCGACGTCGCCCCGACGCGGCTGAAGGCGGCCCAGGACGCGGCGACGCAGTTCGCGCAGAACATGACCCCGGGTATCAACCTGGGCCTGATCTCGTTCGCGGGCACGGCGACGGTACTGGTCAACCCGACCACCGACCGCAACGGCGTGATCAAGGCGATCGAGAACCTGAAACTGGCCCAGTCGACGGCGACCGGCGAGGGCATCTTCGCGGCCCTGCAGTCGGTGGAGAGCTTCTCCACCGTCGTCGGCGGCGCGGACGGGCCGCCGCCCGCCCGGATAGTGCTGATGTCGGACGGAAAGCAGACGGTGCCGGAAGACCTGTACGCGGCCCGCGGCGGCTATACGGCGGCTCAGGCGGCGAAGCAGGCAGGCGTCCCGATTTCGTCGATCTCGTTCGGCACCACGCACGGCTCGGTCGACATCGACGGCAAGGCCCAGCCGGTGAGCGTCGACGACGAGTCGCTGCGCGAGATCGCGCGGCTGTCCGGCGGCGACTTCTACAAGGCGGCCAGCGCCGAAGAGCTGAAGAAGGTCTACGCGGACCTCGGCGAGCAGATCGGCTACGAGATCAAGGACGCCGACGCGAGCAAGCCGTGGCTGGTAGCGGGCACGCTGCTCCTGATGATCGGCGCGGCGGCCAGCCTGTTCTTCGGCCAGAGACTCCCGTGA
- a CDS encoding MgtC/SapB family protein, translated as MTIFEMLLRVGAGVGLGAVIGVERQFRARLAGLRTNALVAVGATLFVLLSAHGFGGLASSGDADPTRVAAQIVSGIGFLGAGVIMRDGLNVRGLNTAATLWCSAAVGALAGAGLYVVAVAGTAVVVGVNVVLRPLGRVVDRRPDAGGETPTRYAFQAVTRDATEAHVRALLVQSLTRTDFRLLSVLSTDREDRTVEVRAELVGDQRDDAQMEAAVSRLSLEPSVSSVRWEAVPA; from the coding sequence ATGACCATCTTCGAAATGCTGCTGCGCGTGGGCGCCGGCGTCGGCCTGGGTGCCGTCATCGGGGTCGAGCGCCAGTTCCGGGCCCGGCTGGCCGGGCTGCGCACCAACGCGCTGGTCGCCGTCGGGGCGACCCTCTTCGTGCTGCTGTCCGCGCACGGCTTCGGCGGGCTGGCTTCCAGCGGTGACGCCGATCCGACGCGGGTGGCCGCGCAGATCGTCTCGGGCATCGGGTTCCTCGGTGCCGGGGTGATCATGCGCGACGGCCTCAACGTCCGCGGCCTCAACACGGCGGCGACGCTGTGGTGCTCGGCCGCGGTCGGTGCGCTGGCCGGAGCCGGGCTCTACGTCGTCGCGGTGGCCGGAACGGCGGTCGTGGTCGGGGTGAACGTGGTGCTGCGGCCGCTGGGCCGCGTCGTCGACCGCCGCCCGGACGCGGGGGGCGAGACGCCGACGCGGTACGCGTTCCAGGCCGTCACGCGCGACGCGACCGAGGCCCACGTGCGGGCGCTGCTCGTGCAATCGTTGACCCGCACGGACTTCCGGCTGCTGTCGGTGCTGAGCACGGACCGCGAAGACCGCACGGTCGAGGTCCGCGCCGAGCTGGTCGGCGACCAGCGCGACGACGCCCAGATGGAGGCGGCGGTTTCGCGGCTCTCGCTGGAGCCGTCGGTGTCGAGCGTGCGCTGGGAAGCCGTGCCCGCGTAA
- a CDS encoding NlpC/P60 family protein: MCAGERRWAVVAGRRGGPGVPRTRRGLTVSALTLVILFGAGGTGLAAPPPPPNPSDSDLNNSKADANAKAGEVGRLTNQLAQAEQKLSQLQDDVELKQEEANKALVDLQSAQDAAAQAENDAKAARTEADAAAAAIEKARTDLKTFAAASFQQGSTVGSLSAYLSADSPKDMLARAQLLDAVGGDRLNALDRLQQAQTAKANKDSAARKAAEIAQQKQDAAREAKHSADSAQARAISAQDSQATQNTQLEKNKSDVEQQLYAAQAKVSGLQGQRQRYQDWLAQKQREDEERARQAALGSSGGGGGRPATKPASGPAGSSIEAVIARALSKVGLPYAWGGGNASGPTRGIRDGGVADRYGDYNKIGFDCSGLMIYAFAGVTGLPHYSGYQYTAGRRVPLSQMRRGDMLFYGGAGGIHHVALYLGGGQMVEAPQSGLRVRVAPVRYGGIMPYATRLIG; the protein is encoded by the coding sequence ATGTGCGCAGGTGAGCGGAGGTGGGCGGTCGTGGCGGGACGGCGTGGGGGTCCGGGGGTGCCGCGGACCCGCCGGGGACTCACCGTGAGCGCGCTCACCTTGGTGATCTTGTTCGGGGCCGGTGGCACCGGCCTGGCGGCGCCCCCGCCACCGCCGAACCCGAGCGACTCCGACCTGAACAACAGCAAGGCCGACGCCAACGCGAAGGCGGGCGAGGTCGGCCGGCTGACCAACCAGCTGGCCCAGGCCGAGCAGAAGCTGTCGCAGCTGCAGGACGACGTCGAGCTCAAGCAGGAAGAGGCCAACAAGGCCCTGGTCGACCTGCAGTCCGCGCAGGACGCCGCTGCCCAGGCCGAGAACGACGCGAAGGCCGCCCGCACCGAGGCGGACGCGGCGGCCGCGGCGATCGAGAAGGCCCGCACCGACCTCAAGACGTTCGCCGCCGCGAGCTTCCAGCAGGGGAGCACGGTCGGCTCGCTCTCGGCGTACCTGAGCGCCGACAGCCCCAAGGACATGCTGGCCCGCGCGCAGCTGCTCGACGCCGTCGGCGGCGACCGGCTCAACGCCCTCGACCGGCTCCAGCAGGCGCAGACGGCGAAGGCCAACAAGGACTCCGCGGCCCGCAAGGCCGCGGAGATCGCGCAGCAGAAGCAGGACGCCGCCCGCGAGGCCAAGCACTCCGCCGATTCCGCGCAGGCCAGGGCGATCAGCGCGCAGGACAGCCAGGCGACGCAGAACACGCAGCTCGAGAAGAACAAGTCCGACGTCGAACAGCAGCTCTACGCCGCGCAGGCCAAGGTCAGCGGCCTGCAGGGCCAGCGCCAGCGCTACCAGGACTGGCTCGCCCAGAAGCAGCGCGAAGACGAGGAACGCGCCCGCCAGGCCGCGCTCGGTTCGTCCGGTGGTGGCGGTGGCCGCCCGGCGACCAAGCCGGCGTCGGGCCCGGCCGGGTCGTCCATCGAGGCGGTCATCGCGCGGGCGCTGTCCAAGGTCGGCCTGCCCTACGCGTGGGGCGGCGGCAACGCGAGCGGACCGACCCGCGGCATCCGCGACGGCGGCGTCGCCGACCGCTACGGCGACTACAACAAGATCGGCTTCGACTGCTCCGGCCTGATGATCTACGCGTTCGCCGGGGTGACGGGCTTGCCGCACTACAGCGGCTACCAGTACACGGCGGGACGGCGGGTCCCGCTGTCCCAGATGCGCCGCGGGGACATGCTGTTCTACGGCGGCGCGGGCGGCATCCACCACGTCGCGCTGTACCTCGGCGGCGGCCAGATGGTCGAGGCGCCGCAGTCCGGTCTGCGCGTCCGGGTCGCGCCGGTGCGCTACGGCGGGATCATGCCGTACGCGACGCGCCTGATCGGCTGA
- a CDS encoding molybdenum cofactor guanylyltransferase — protein MRYAGIVVAGGSARRLSGVDKPALSVGGKPLLARAIHALSGAERVIAVGPRRPGFDVVWTREPVPGTGPVAALAAGLAFVPAEVDVVAVLAADLPGVRRSTVDRLVAALGDGDGAVLVDAAGSRQWLLGAWRVPALRAALPDEVENAALRRVLGGLSVAEVPAELGEADDIDTPEDLERHR, from the coding sequence ATGCGGTACGCGGGGATCGTGGTGGCCGGGGGTTCGGCGCGCAGACTGTCCGGTGTGGACAAGCCGGCCCTGTCGGTGGGCGGGAAGCCGTTGCTCGCCCGCGCGATCCACGCTCTCTCCGGAGCCGAGCGCGTGATCGCCGTCGGCCCGCGGCGGCCCGGCTTCGACGTCGTGTGGACCCGTGAACCGGTCCCGGGCACCGGCCCGGTGGCGGCGCTGGCGGCGGGACTCGCGTTCGTGCCGGCGGAGGTCGACGTGGTCGCGGTGCTGGCCGCCGACCTCCCGGGCGTCCGGCGGTCCACTGTGGACCGCCTGGTCGCGGCTCTCGGTGACGGCGATGGCGCGGTCCTGGTGGACGCGGCGGGATCCCGGCAGTGGCTGCTGGGGGCGTGGCGGGTCCCGGCGTTGCGGGCGGCGTTGCCGGACGAGGTCGAGAACGCGGCGCTGCGGCGGGTGCTGGGTGGGCTGTCGGTGGCGGAGGTCCCGGCGGAACTGGGCGAAGCGGACGACATCGACACGCCCGAGGATCTCGAGCGGCACCGCTGA
- a CDS encoding DUF1801 domain-containing protein — MPYTVEPRVDAYIDALPEWQQAICREVRELVHAADPDVVETIKRTRQPYFVLEGNVCALLAAKDHVNVFVYDGGIVPDPEGIITAGHGNKTARTVAFREGETINAPALTAMFRQIIANNRAGGWRKLKRG; from the coding sequence GTGCCGTATACCGTCGAGCCCCGCGTCGACGCCTACATCGACGCCCTGCCGGAGTGGCAGCAGGCGATCTGCCGCGAGGTCCGCGAGCTGGTTCACGCGGCGGACCCCGACGTCGTCGAGACGATCAAGCGCACCCGGCAGCCCTACTTCGTGCTCGAGGGCAACGTCTGCGCCCTGCTGGCGGCGAAGGACCACGTCAACGTCTTCGTCTACGACGGCGGCATCGTCCCGGACCCCGAAGGCATCATCACCGCCGGGCACGGCAACAAGACCGCGCGGACCGTCGCCTTCCGCGAAGGCGAGACCATCAACGCACCCGCGCTCACCGCCATGTTCCGGCAGATCATCGCGAACAACCGGGCCGGCGGCTGGCGCAAGCTCAAGCGCGGGTGA
- a CDS encoding DUF58 domain-containing protein translates to MAKKEDGARPSWAPPVLRGDRLEAGLRTLELDVRRRLDGLLQGNHLGLVPGPGSEPGEARPYQPGDDVRRMDWAVTARTTTPHIRETVADRELETWVVADLSASLDFGTALCEKRDLVVCAVAAVAHLTGGGGNRIGALVSTGADTARIPARGGLAHARGLVRKLAETPRAAEGTRGDFAQALEALRRPPRRRGLAVVISDFLGDSSWERPLRALGGRHELIAIEVLDPRDVDLPEVGTVVLADPETGKQREVHASALLRKEFGAAAHAHRQKVAAGLRRAGAAHLTLRTDADWIADMVRFVVARKRRWSGGVA, encoded by the coding sequence ATGGCCAAGAAAGAAGACGGCGCCCGCCCTTCGTGGGCGCCGCCGGTGCTGCGCGGCGACCGGCTGGAGGCCGGGCTCCGGACCCTGGAGCTCGACGTCCGCCGCCGGCTCGACGGGCTGCTCCAGGGCAACCACCTCGGCCTCGTGCCGGGGCCGGGCTCCGAGCCCGGCGAAGCGCGGCCGTACCAGCCCGGCGACGACGTGCGCCGGATGGACTGGGCGGTCACCGCCCGCACCACGACCCCGCACATCCGCGAGACCGTGGCCGACCGCGAGCTGGAGACGTGGGTCGTCGCCGACCTGTCGGCGAGCCTCGACTTCGGCACGGCGCTGTGCGAGAAGCGCGACCTGGTGGTCTGCGCGGTCGCGGCGGTCGCGCACCTGACCGGGGGCGGCGGCAACCGGATCGGCGCGCTGGTCTCCACCGGCGCCGACACCGCCCGCATCCCGGCCCGCGGCGGGCTGGCGCACGCGCGCGGTCTGGTGCGGAAGCTGGCCGAGACGCCGCGGGCGGCCGAGGGCACGCGCGGCGACTTCGCCCAGGCGCTGGAGGCGCTGCGCCGCCCGCCGCGCCGCCGTGGCCTGGCCGTGGTGATCTCCGACTTCCTGGGCGACAGCTCGTGGGAGCGGCCGCTGCGGGCGCTGGGCGGGCGCCACGAACTGATCGCGATCGAAGTACTCGACCCGCGCGACGTCGACCTGCCCGAGGTGGGCACCGTCGTGCTGGCCGACCCGGAGACAGGGAAACAGCGCGAAGTGCACGCTTCGGCCTTGCTGCGCAAGGAGTTCGGGGCCGCGGCCCACGCCCACCGCCAGAAGGTGGCGGCCGGCCTGCGGCGCGCGGGTGCGGCCCACCTGACGCTGCGCACGGACGCCGACTGGATCGCCGACATGGTGCGGTTCGTCGTCGCCCGCAAGCGCCGCTGGTCCGGGGGTGTCGCGTGA
- a CDS encoding aconitate hydratase, whose translation MTAPASKDSFGAKDTLKVGDASYEVFRLNKVEGAERLPYSLKILLENLLRTEDGANITADHIRALGSWDPNADPSIEIQFTPARVIMQDFTGVPCVVDLATMREAVTDLGGDPDKVNPLAPAELVIDHSVIIDVFGRPDAFERNVEIEYERNRERYQFLRWGQGAFDEFKVVPPGTGIVHQVNIEHLARTVMSRNGQAYPDSCVGTDSHTTMVNGLGVLGWGVGGIEAEAAMLGQPVSMLIPRVVGFKLTGEIPAGVTATDVVLTITEMLRRHGVVGKFVEFYGESVGAVPLANRATIGNMSPEFGSTAAIFPIDEETVRYLKLTGRSAEQVALVEAYAKEQGLWHDSSREAAYSEYLELDLSTVVPSIAGPKRPQDRIELSDAKSAFRKSIHDYVDGEDSTPHTKMDEASEESFPASDAPSLSFAEDDAAPVTSSAANGASGRPSKPVKVSTADRGEFVLDHGAVVIASITSCTNTSNPSVMLGAALLARNAVDKGLAVKPWVKTSMAPGSQVVTDYYTKANLWPYLEKLGYHLVGYGCTTCIGNSGPLSDEISAAIQENDLTAVSVLSGNRNFEGRINPDVKMNYLASPPLVIAYALAGTMDFDFANQPLGQDEHGNDVFLKDIWPTAQEIQETIDYAITQEMFTKDYADVFDGGERWKSLPTPEGKTFEWDAESTYVRKPPYFEGMTPEPAAVTDITGARVLAKLGDSVTTDHISPAGAIKPGTPAAQYLTEHGVEKKDFNSYGSRRGNHEVMIRGTFANIRLRNQLLDDVQGGYTRDFTQDDAPQAFIYDAAQNYAAQGTPLVVLGGKEYGSGSSRDWAAKGTSLLGVRAVITESFERIHRSNLIGMGVIPLQFPQGESASSLGLDGTETFDITGITALNDGDTPRTVHVTATKNDGTKVEFDADVRIDTPGEADYYRNGGILQYVLRKMTQA comes from the coding sequence GTGACCGCACCTGCCAGCAAGGACAGCTTCGGCGCCAAAGACACGCTGAAGGTCGGCGACGCCTCGTACGAGGTGTTCCGCCTGAACAAGGTCGAGGGCGCCGAGCGGCTGCCCTACAGCCTGAAGATCCTGCTCGAGAACCTGCTGCGCACCGAAGACGGCGCGAACATCACCGCCGACCACATCCGCGCGCTCGGCTCGTGGGACCCCAACGCCGACCCGTCGATCGAGATCCAGTTCACGCCCGCCCGCGTGATCATGCAGGACTTCACCGGCGTGCCGTGCGTCGTCGACCTCGCCACCATGCGCGAGGCGGTCACCGACCTCGGTGGCGACCCCGACAAGGTCAACCCGCTCGCCCCCGCCGAACTGGTCATCGACCACTCGGTCATCATCGACGTCTTCGGCCGCCCCGACGCCTTCGAGCGCAACGTCGAGATCGAGTACGAGCGCAACCGCGAGCGCTACCAGTTCCTGCGCTGGGGCCAGGGCGCCTTCGACGAGTTCAAGGTCGTCCCGCCCGGCACCGGCATCGTGCACCAGGTCAACATCGAGCACCTCGCGCGCACGGTCATGTCCCGCAACGGCCAGGCCTACCCCGACTCCTGCGTCGGCACCGACTCGCACACCACCATGGTCAACGGCCTGGGCGTGCTGGGCTGGGGCGTCGGCGGCATCGAGGCCGAGGCCGCCATGCTGGGCCAGCCGGTGTCGATGCTCATCCCGCGCGTCGTCGGCTTCAAGCTGACCGGGGAGATCCCGGCCGGCGTCACCGCCACCGACGTCGTCCTCACGATCACCGAGATGCTGCGCCGCCACGGCGTGGTCGGCAAGTTCGTCGAGTTCTACGGCGAGAGCGTCGGCGCGGTGCCGCTGGCCAACCGCGCCACCATCGGCAACATGAGCCCGGAGTTCGGCTCCACCGCGGCGATCTTCCCGATCGACGAGGAGACCGTCCGCTACCTCAAGCTGACCGGCCGCTCGGCCGAGCAGGTCGCGCTGGTCGAGGCCTACGCCAAGGAGCAGGGCCTCTGGCACGACTCCTCGCGCGAGGCGGCCTACTCCGAGTACCTCGAGCTGGACCTCTCGACGGTCGTCCCGTCGATCGCCGGCCCGAAGCGCCCGCAGGACCGCATCGAGCTGTCGGACGCGAAGTCGGCGTTCCGCAAGTCGATCCACGACTACGTGGACGGCGAGGACAGCACGCCGCACACCAAGATGGACGAGGCTTCGGAGGAGTCCTTCCCGGCCAGCGACGCCCCGTCGCTGTCGTTCGCCGAGGACGACGCCGCGCCGGTCACCAGCTCCGCCGCGAACGGCGCGTCGGGCCGCCCGAGCAAGCCGGTCAAGGTCTCGACGGCGGACCGCGGCGAGTTCGTCCTCGACCACGGCGCCGTGGTGATCGCCTCGATCACCTCGTGCACCAACACCTCGAACCCGTCGGTCATGCTCGGCGCCGCGCTGCTCGCGCGCAACGCCGTGGACAAGGGCCTCGCGGTCAAGCCGTGGGTGAAGACGTCGATGGCGCCGGGCTCGCAGGTCGTCACCGACTACTACACCAAGGCCAACCTGTGGCCGTACCTGGAGAAGCTGGGCTACCACCTGGTCGGCTACGGCTGCACCACGTGCATCGGCAACTCCGGCCCCCTCTCGGACGAGATCTCCGCGGCGATCCAGGAGAACGACCTCACCGCGGTTTCGGTGCTCTCGGGCAACCGGAACTTCGAAGGCCGGATCAACCCCGACGTGAAGATGAACTACCTCGCGTCGCCGCCGCTGGTCATCGCCTACGCGCTGGCCGGGACGATGGACTTCGACTTCGCGAACCAGCCCCTGGGCCAGGACGAGCACGGCAACGACGTCTTCCTCAAGGACATCTGGCCGACGGCGCAGGAGATCCAGGAGACCATCGACTACGCGATCACGCAGGAGATGTTCACCAAGGACTACGCCGACGTCTTCGACGGCGGCGAGCGCTGGAAGTCGCTGCCCACCCCCGAGGGCAAGACCTTCGAGTGGGACGCCGAGTCCACCTACGTCCGGAAGCCCCCGTACTTCGAGGGCATGACGCCGGAGCCGGCCGCGGTCACCGACATCACCGGCGCGCGCGTGCTGGCGAAGCTGGGCGACTCGGTCACCACCGACCACATCTCCCCCGCCGGCGCGATCAAGCCGGGCACCCCGGCCGCGCAGTACCTGACCGAGCACGGCGTGGAGAAGAAGGACTTCAACTCCTACGGCTCGCGGCGCGGCAACCACGAGGTGATGATCCGCGGCACCTTCGCGAACATCCGGCTGCGCAACCAGCTCCTGGACGACGTGCAGGGCGGCTACACCCGCGACTTCACCCAGGACGACGCCCCGCAGGCGTTCATCTACGACGCGGCCCAGAACTACGCGGCGCAGGGCACTCCCCTGGTCGTGCTGGGCGGCAAGGAGTACGGCTCCGGTTCGTCGCGTGACTGGGCGGCCAAGGGCACGTCGCTGCTGGGTGTGCGCGCGGTGATCACCGAGTCATTCGAGCGCATCCACCGCTCGAACCTGATCGGCATGGGCGTCATCCCGCTGCAGTTCCCGCAGGGCGAGTCGGCCTCGTCGCTCGGCCTGGACGGCACCGAGACGTTCGACATCACGGGCATCACGGCGCTGAACGACGGCGACACGCCCCGCACGGTGCACGTCACGGCGACCAAAAATGATGGCACCAAGGTGGAGTTCGACGCGGACGTCCGCATCGACACCCCGGGTGAGGCGGACTACTACCGCAACGGCGGCATCCTGCAGTACGTGCTGCGGAAGATGACGCAGGCGTAA
- a CDS encoding MoxR family ATPase, with the protein MTEPGYAEGGNGQQATPARDAQLLERTVFEVKRIIVGQDRLVERMLVGLLAKGHLLLEGVPGVAKTLAVETFARVVGGSFSRVQFTPDLVPADILGTRIYRQGAERFDVELGPVVANFVLADEINRAPAKVQSAMLEVMAERHVSIGGQTFPMPDPFLVLATQNPIENEGVYPLPEAQRDRFLFKIQVEYPSAEEEREIIYRMGVTPPTPHEVLSPGELVRLQGVAAQVFVHHALVDYVVRLVLTTRTPNEHGLADVAGWVSYGASPRASLGIIAAARALALVRGRDYVLPQDVVDVVPDVLRHRLVLSYDALADGVPIDHIITRVLQTVPLPQVSARPQGGAGQGGPVPAGAPVR; encoded by the coding sequence GTGACCGAGCCCGGCTACGCCGAGGGCGGGAACGGCCAGCAGGCGACACCGGCGCGGGACGCCCAGTTGCTGGAGCGGACCGTGTTCGAGGTCAAGCGGATCATCGTCGGCCAGGACCGCCTGGTCGAGCGGATGCTGGTCGGCCTGCTGGCCAAGGGCCACCTGCTGCTCGAAGGCGTGCCCGGCGTGGCGAAGACCCTCGCCGTCGAGACGTTCGCGCGGGTCGTCGGCGGCTCGTTCTCCCGCGTCCAGTTCACCCCCGACCTGGTGCCCGCGGACATCCTCGGCACCCGGATCTACCGGCAGGGCGCCGAGCGGTTCGACGTCGAGCTCGGCCCGGTCGTGGCGAACTTCGTGCTCGCCGACGAGATCAACCGCGCGCCCGCCAAGGTCCAGTCCGCGATGCTCGAGGTGATGGCCGAGCGGCACGTGTCGATCGGCGGGCAGACGTTCCCGATGCCCGACCCGTTCCTCGTGCTCGCCACCCAGAACCCGATCGAGAACGAGGGCGTGTACCCGCTGCCGGAAGCGCAGCGTGACCGGTTCCTGTTCAAGATCCAGGTCGAGTACCCCTCCGCCGAGGAGGAGCGCGAGATCATCTACCGGATGGGCGTCACGCCGCCGACCCCGCACGAGGTGCTCAGCCCGGGCGAGCTGGTCCGGCTGCAGGGGGTCGCGGCGCAGGTGTTCGTGCACCACGCCCTCGTCGACTACGTCGTGCGCCTCGTGCTGACCACCCGGACGCCGAACGAGCACGGCCTCGCCGACGTCGCCGGCTGGGTGTCCTACGGTGCTTCGCCGCGGGCGAGCCTCGGCATCATCGCCGCCGCCCGGGCGCTGGCCCTGGTCCGCGGCCGCGACTACGTGCTGCCGCAGGACGTCGTCGACGTCGTGCCGGACGTGCTGCGCCACCGGCTCGTGCTGTCCTACGACGCGCTGGCCGACGGCGTGCCGATCGACCACATCATCACGCGCGTGCTGCAGACCGTGCCGTTGCCGCAGGTCTCGGCCCGGCCGCAGGGCGGGGCCGGACAGGGTGGCCCGGTCCCGGCGGGCGCGCCGGTCAGGTAA
- a CDS encoding cyclopropane-fatty-acyl-phospholipid synthase family protein: protein MDDELNALRRSRMRWNTPLSEPHAELLLDRMALREGHLVDLGCGWGELPLRAAARAPGLRVTGVDTDVTGLDRGRAAATTRGLSIDFTEADAANWDVPVERAFCIGSAHVFGSTKAALARLAQVVPSGRLLYGDGFWAAPPNPAALEIFGPDTLTLPELLDAAVDAGWRVRHLSTADQLEWDDFESTSRAGWEEWLAAHPDDRRAGEVGEWLDRRLREYVGVYRGVLGLAYLVLTRA, encoded by the coding sequence GTGGACGACGAACTGAACGCGCTGCGCCGCTCGCGGATGCGCTGGAACACGCCCCTGTCCGAACCGCACGCGGAGCTGCTGCTCGACCGGATGGCCCTGCGTGAGGGTCACCTCGTCGACCTCGGCTGCGGCTGGGGTGAGCTGCCGCTGCGGGCCGCCGCGCGGGCGCCCGGCCTGCGCGTGACCGGCGTCGACACCGACGTGACCGGCCTCGACCGCGGCCGGGCCGCCGCCACGACGCGAGGCCTGTCGATCGACTTCACCGAGGCGGACGCCGCGAACTGGGACGTTCCCGTCGAGCGGGCCTTTTGCATCGGCTCCGCTCACGTCTTCGGCTCGACGAAGGCCGCGTTGGCGCGGCTGGCGCAGGTGGTGCCGTCGGGCCGGCTGCTCTACGGCGACGGCTTCTGGGCCGCGCCGCCGAACCCGGCGGCGCTGGAGATCTTCGGCCCGGACACGCTGACGCTGCCGGAGCTGCTCGACGCCGCGGTCGACGCCGGCTGGCGCGTCCGGCACCTCAGCACGGCCGACCAGCTCGAATGGGACGACTTCGAGTCGACCTCGCGGGCCGGTTGGGAGGAGTGGCTGGCGGCGCACCCGGACGACCGGCGGGCGGGCGAGGTCGGGGAGTGGCTCGACCGGCGGCTGCGCGAGTACGTGGGCGTTTACCGGGGTGTGCTCGGCCTGGCCTACCTCGTGCTCACCCGCGCTTGA